In one window of Methanosarcina vacuolata Z-761 DNA:
- a CDS encoding cache domain-containing protein — MDLIKIACIMLAVAFFLGILTSGGKDETPAISTELENETVNSNASGVAGMAQAEEKTAISEPAISEPAISEPAISEPAISEPAISEPTVSEPAISEPAVSVPAPDPVILEKGESQLAGERKNIESKVRATVRLIEAQGEQLFPSMRKEGSPWFQDNFCIFVWTENGTQVVYPSNQSLEGKDMKGLVDADGKPIGEFFIETAKSKKGEGWIEYNWKENNSEPFRKCTFVKKASYGEKTYLVGADLYLENYIVCRNLEGCKYTEEPGKLQTSELFNPLSLNRNLDINCSIAHSIVEPGKNVAPHMVKNPEIHYILEGQGLLYIDGIPIEIHPDQLIYIPAGSVQDTYNTGNTTLRFLIIDQPAKSENSTEMLELNE; from the coding sequence ATGGATTTAATAAAAATTGCCTGTATTATGCTTGCAGTTGCGTTCTTTCTGGGAATCCTTACCAGTGGAGGTAAGGATGAAACACCAGCAATCTCAACTGAACTTGAAAATGAAACCGTAAATTCGAATGCCAGCGGAGTAGCTGGAATGGCACAGGCTGAAGAAAAAACTGCAATTTCCGAACCTGCAATTTCCGAACCTGCAATTTCCGAACCTGCAATTTCCGAACCTGCAATTTCCGAACCTGCAATTTCCGAACCTACTGTTTCCGAACCTGCAATTTCCGAACCTGCTGTTTCGGTTCCCGCACCAGATCCCGTTATTCTGGAAAAAGGAGAGAGTCAGCTGGCAGGAGAAAGAAAAAATATCGAAAGCAAGGTAAGAGCTACAGTCCGACTCATTGAAGCCCAGGGAGAACAACTGTTTCCCTCAATGCGTAAAGAAGGCTCTCCCTGGTTCCAGGACAATTTCTGCATTTTTGTCTGGACCGAAAATGGGACCCAGGTCGTCTACCCTTCGAATCAAAGCCTTGAAGGCAAAGATATGAAAGGGCTTGTAGATGCCGACGGCAAGCCCATTGGAGAATTCTTTATCGAAACAGCCAAGAGCAAAAAAGGTGAGGGCTGGATAGAGTACAATTGGAAGGAAAATAATTCCGAGCCTTTCCGCAAATGTACTTTCGTCAAAAAGGCTTCTTATGGAGAAAAAACCTACCTTGTAGGCGCTGATCTCTACCTGGAGAATTATATCGTTTGCAGGAATCTTGAAGGGTGCAAGTATACTGAAGAACCCGGAAAGCTTCAAACTTCTGAACTCTTTAATCCCCTAAGTCTCAACAGAAACCTCGACATTAACTGCAGCATTGCCCATTCCATTGTAGAACCCGGAAAAAATGTTGCACCCCATATGGTAAAAAATCCGGAAATCCATTATATCCTTGAAGGACAGGGCCTGCTTTATATTGACGGAATCCCGATCGAGATACATCCAGACCAGCTTATATACATCCCAGCAGGTTCGGTACAGGATACATATAATACCGGAAATACAACGCTAAGATTTCTGATCATAGACCAGCCTGCGAAGTCAGAGAATAGTACAGAGATGCTCGAATTAAATGAATAA
- a CDS encoding PKD domain-containing protein, translating into MSDIKRDVKSSVKDFTQGSVSKVVKESTKKLIKNLPEKQKKLLEDRIVNMSDDQLEQYFADDPYFKDALENTIKSVSDIPPKKSPGFWKKRTELVSKCTSENLATTLSPQVVISIILAVASVALLAILFLKPPVANFTTSVPNAPLTIQFNDISSYHPTSWEWDFGDNNTSTEQNLTHKYSKAGNYTVTLTASNVAGSNTTTKENISVNKTLQTPVANFSSNVTSGKAPLSVKFTDKSTEIPTKWNWSFGDGKASTQQNPEHQYSKAGMYTVTFTASNAAGSNTTTKENYMKVTGKTVANFTSNVTRSHVPLTVQFTDFSQNATGWNWDFGDGTSSSDQSPVHVYFPAGTYNVNLTVTNENETDSKFATIVALGKKDNDHNPKILPVANFTSNLIEGPAPLTVQFIALSQNATEWNWNFGDRTHSIVDNPIHEYSTPGNYTVALTASNAAGSNTTTKENYIKVEPVPKNLVAPVAAFSASPTSGSIPLKVQFTDNSTGNPEEWKWDFGDETISTEKNPVNIYFKAGNHTVNLTVTNKNGTNSTSATITVRCA; encoded by the coding sequence ATGAGTGACATTAAAAGGGATGTAAAGTCCAGTGTAAAAGACTTCACCCAGGGTTCTGTCAGCAAGGTAGTAAAGGAATCAACTAAGAAATTGATTAAAAACCTGCCAGAAAAACAGAAAAAACTCCTCGAGGACAGAATTGTAAATATGTCGGATGATCAGCTTGAACAATATTTTGCTGATGATCCCTATTTCAAGGATGCTCTGGAAAATACTATAAAATCGGTAAGTGATATTCCGCCGAAAAAGAGCCCAGGCTTCTGGAAGAAAAGAACAGAATTGGTTTCTAAATGTACTTCTGAAAACCTGGCAACAACCCTGAGCCCGCAGGTTGTTATAAGCATCATTCTGGCTGTAGCAAGTGTTGCGCTACTGGCTATACTTTTTCTAAAACCACCTGTTGCAAACTTCACTACCTCTGTTCCTAATGCCCCTTTAACAATCCAGTTTAATGACATCTCAAGCTATCATCCTACTTCCTGGGAATGGGACTTTGGAGACAACAATACTTCCACCGAGCAGAATCTAACCCATAAGTATTCAAAAGCTGGAAATTATACGGTGACACTTACAGCGAGCAATGTAGCAGGTAGTAATACGACAACAAAAGAAAATATATCCGTAAATAAAACTTTGCAGACTCCTGTAGCAAATTTCAGCAGCAATGTCACATCAGGAAAAGCTCCATTAAGCGTTAAATTTACTGACAAAAGCACAGAAATCCCCACTAAATGGAACTGGAGCTTTGGAGACGGAAAAGCTTCAACGCAGCAAAATCCAGAACATCAGTATTCAAAAGCTGGAATGTATACTGTGACATTTACAGCAAGCAATGCAGCAGGCAGTAATACGACAACAAAAGAAAATTATATGAAAGTAACCGGAAAAACGGTTGCAAACTTCACCAGTAATGTTACCAGAAGCCATGTTCCTCTTACAGTTCAGTTTACCGATTTCTCGCAAAATGCGACTGGATGGAATTGGGACTTTGGAGACGGGACCAGTTCAAGCGATCAGAGCCCAGTGCATGTTTACTTCCCAGCAGGAACATATAATGTTAATCTAACCGTAACAAATGAAAACGAAACCGATTCAAAGTTTGCCACAATAGTGGCTCTGGGAAAAAAAGATAACGACCACAATCCAAAAATTCTTCCTGTTGCAAACTTTACCAGTAATTTAATTGAGGGTCCTGCTCCTCTTACAGTTCAGTTTATCGCTCTCTCGCAAAATGCAACTGAATGGAACTGGAACTTCGGAGATAGAACACACTCAATAGTAGATAATCCAATCCATGAGTATTCAACACCTGGGAATTATACAGTGGCACTTACAGCAAGCAATGCAGCAGGTAGTAATACGACAACAAAAGAAAACTATATCAAAGTAGAACCAGTTCCTAAGAACTTGGTTGCACCCGTTGCTGCTTTTTCGGCATCCCCAACTTCAGGAAGTATTCCATTGAAAGTACAGTTTACTGACAATAGCACAGGAAACCCTGAGGAATGGAAATGGGACTTTGGAGACGAAACAATTTCAACCGAGAAAAATCCAGTGAATATTTACTTTAAAGCAGGAAATCATACCGTTAACCTGACCGTGACCAATAAAAACGGTACGAATTCAACATCTGCCACAATAACAGTTCGTTGTGCATAA
- a CDS encoding class I SAM-dependent methyltransferase, protein MYRMIRTAPEKGEELRKKAIQGGFLDTSRKIRKVRTEEGNFLEIPVTESAYDSADSFLVLEQENPEFLEKPNSLKDSLKGFLSETELASVPSGWQVLGDIIIVFIPEILEDKKTRIAESLLSMYPKCRTVVRDFGIEGQFRQPKRELLLGSETETIHKEHGCFFKQDVTKVMYSKGNLEERKRMSQLGEGEVIVDMFAGIGYFSIPMAVHSRPKKIVGIEINPESFAYLKENIRLNKVEDIFIPICGDCSKFAPEGTADRVLMGYVGTTHHYLEPAIKALKKSGGILHYHETVPESLARTRPQERIEKAACALGKKVEILETHRIKKYSPGVLHVVVDARIFE, encoded by the coding sequence ATGTACAGAATGATAAGGACTGCTCCGGAAAAAGGAGAAGAGTTAAGGAAAAAAGCAATTCAAGGGGGATTTCTGGATACTTCAAGAAAGATTCGAAAAGTCAGGACTGAAGAAGGCAATTTTCTGGAAATCCCGGTTACGGAGTCTGCATACGACAGTGCGGACAGTTTTCTGGTTCTTGAACAGGAAAATCCGGAATTCCTTGAAAAGCCCAACTCTCTCAAGGATTCCCTTAAAGGTTTTCTTTCCGAAACTGAACTTGCATCTGTCCCGTCAGGCTGGCAGGTCCTGGGAGACATAATAATAGTTTTCATCCCTGAAATCCTGGAAGATAAAAAAACGAGAATAGCTGAGTCTTTACTTTCTATGTACCCAAAGTGCAGGACCGTTGTAAGGGATTTTGGAATTGAAGGGCAGTTCCGCCAGCCAAAAAGAGAACTCCTTCTCGGCAGTGAAACCGAAACCATCCACAAGGAACATGGCTGCTTTTTTAAGCAGGACGTAACAAAGGTAATGTACTCCAAAGGCAACCTTGAAGAGAGAAAGAGGATGAGCCAGCTCGGAGAAGGAGAAGTTATAGTGGATATGTTTGCGGGAATAGGGTACTTCTCAATTCCTATGGCTGTGCATTCCAGGCCAAAAAAAATTGTTGGGATAGAAATTAATCCTGAGTCTTTTGCCTATCTTAAGGAAAACATCAGATTAAATAAGGTAGAGGATATCTTTATCCCAATCTGTGGGGACTGCTCAAAGTTTGCTCCTGAAGGAACAGCCGATCGCGTGCTTATGGGGTATGTAGGAACAACACACCACTATCTTGAGCCGGCTATAAAGGCCCTGAAAAAAAGCGGGGGAATTCTGCACTATCACGAAACAGTCCCGGAAAGTCTTGCTAGAACCAGACCCCAGGAAAGGATCGAAAAAGCTGCCTGTGCCCTTGGAAAGAAGGTTGAGATTCTGGAAACCCACCGGATAAAAAAGTACTCTCCTGGTGTCCTGCATGTGGTTGTGGACGCACGGATATTCGAATAA
- a CDS encoding UPF0228 family protein, with amino-acid sequence MTQKLIYKILFTFAFIIILIFGIKLLFTPTFVATDTPGHESYVSSLIIQFKDGITEQESREILENYNLTMYKLDYNVHDMDKYYITVNKDEATQIKYELRKEKNWIGVTPDVEKGNYCMISISEQAIQDKNFIEMLNKRNLQVKKFFWCRVIFTDHTKNGISQENANELRSRLEKDENIFTVFVEHVES; translated from the coding sequence ATGACACAAAAATTAATATATAAGATATTATTTACCTTTGCTTTTATTATTATTTTGATTTTCGGAATAAAATTATTATTTACACCAACGTTTGTTGCTACGGATACACCAGGTCATGAATCATATGTGTCTAGCTTAATTATTCAATTCAAAGATGGCATTACTGAACAGGAATCAAGAGAAATTCTTGAAAATTACAATTTGACTATGTATAAACTAGATTACAATGTTCATGATATGGACAAATATTACATAACAGTCAATAAAGATGAAGCGACACAAATAAAATATGAGTTGAGAAAAGAAAAAAATTGGATAGGAGTTACTCCTGATGTCGAAAAAGGAAATTATTGCATGATTTCAATATCTGAACAAGCTATTCAAGATAAAAATTTTATTGAAATGCTAAACAAACGTAATCTTCAGGTGAAAAAGTTCTTCTGGTGCCGTGTTATTTTCACAGATCACACTAAAAATGGGATTTCTCAGGAAAATGCAAATGAATTAAGAAGCAGGCTTGAAAAAGACGAGAATATTTTCACTGTATTCGTTGAACATGTTGAATCATAA
- a CDS encoding DUF6141 family protein codes for MEKPKADVIFREVQDLRNNFFLVSVLYPALLLWYIEIHSLIFGRPVGIKNIPGTYLFALWVVFGLFFPLMFYCTKHITEVRSDGIYVRLVPLNLSSKKIPLYVVEDCKIKVYDPLTGKESDVSQSSKKVSPVVILKLISGERMLLSSRKPEELCSAIKQATAEY; via the coding sequence GTGGAAAAGCCAAAAGCAGATGTGATTTTTAGGGAAGTACAGGATCTGCGGAACAATTTCTTCCTGGTTTCGGTCCTTTATCCTGCGCTCCTTCTCTGGTATATCGAAATCCATAGCCTGATTTTTGGAAGACCTGTCGGAATTAAGAATATTCCTGGAACATATCTGTTTGCGCTCTGGGTTGTCTTCGGGTTATTTTTCCCTCTTATGTTTTACTGTACAAAGCACATAACTGAAGTAAGAAGTGATGGAATATACGTTCGCCTGGTACCCCTTAATCTCTCCTCCAAGAAAATCCCTTTATATGTAGTGGAGGACTGCAAAATTAAGGTTTATGACCCTCTCACTGGAAAAGAATCTGATGTGTCACAGTCTTCCAAAAAAGTTAGCCCGGTTGTAATCCTCAAACTTATTTCAGGAGAACGAATGCTCCTGAGCTCCAGGAAACCTGAAGAACTCTGTAGCGCAATCAAGCAGGCTACAGCAGAATACTGA
- a CDS encoding DUF6141 family protein — translation MDFVDVDRKLNGQKQIGQKQMNNPKQVNSQVLFREVQKMNQIWIWLIIAIPVVLSWYGAYKQLLLGKPFGNNPAPDWMMFLLLLLFGILFPILFYSMKLVTEVRKDGLYVRVYPFHLSFKRFPFESIQNYKVLTYNPVRDYGGWGIRYGIKGNAYNMAGNRGVLFEFADGKKVKKLMIGSQTPEKLSEAIRRSIEK, via the coding sequence ATGGATTTTGTAGATGTAGATAGAAAATTGAATGGTCAAAAGCAAATTGGTCAAAAGCAAATGAATAATCCAAAGCAAGTGAATTCTCAAGTTCTTTTTCGAGAAGTTCAAAAAATGAACCAGATCTGGATCTGGCTCATTATTGCGATCCCCGTTGTTCTTTCATGGTATGGGGCTTATAAGCAGCTCTTACTTGGAAAGCCTTTTGGAAATAACCCGGCTCCTGACTGGATGATGTTTCTTTTACTTCTATTATTCGGGATTCTTTTTCCTATTTTATTTTATTCCATGAAGCTGGTTACTGAGGTCAGAAAGGACGGGCTATATGTTCGCGTTTACCCTTTTCATCTATCATTCAAAAGATTTCCATTTGAGAGTATTCAAAATTACAAAGTCCTAACCTATAACCCTGTCAGAGATTATGGAGGCTGGGGCATTCGCTACGGAATAAAGGGAAATGCCTATAATATGGCAGGTAACAGGGGTGTACTTTTCGAATTTGCAGATGGGAAAAAAGTGAAAAAGCTAATGATTGGGTCCCAGACCCCGGAAAAACTCTCAGAAGCTATTAGAAGGTCTATTGAAAAGTAA
- a CDS encoding carboxymuconolactone decarboxylase family protein, which translates to MIIMEKAAKEVRELKGFMPRSIEYAGQINEDFAEGIAGFYKAIWSEREGGLSMKNKHLIVFAIACSTNNTQSAVKILERLHKFGATRTEINDAMMLAAWTGGIQHFTDFSEAIIKEMDRLGY; encoded by the coding sequence ATGATAATTATGGAAAAAGCGGCTAAAGAAGTAAGGGAATTAAAAGGGTTTATGCCCAGGTCTATTGAATATGCCGGACAGATAAACGAAGATTTCGCTGAAGGGATAGCAGGCTTTTATAAAGCTATCTGGAGTGAAAGGGAAGGCGGGCTTTCTATGAAAAATAAGCATTTAATAGTCTTTGCTATAGCCTGCTCAACCAACAACACCCAGAGCGCGGTCAAAATCCTCGAAAGACTTCATAAATTCGGAGCCACAAGAACCGAGATCAATGATGCCATGATGCTTGCTGCCTGGACAGGGGGAATCCAGCACTTTACGGATTTCAGTGAAGCAATAATTAAAGAGATGGATAGATTAGGTTATTAA
- a CDS encoding DUF2124 family protein, protein MPIINTSKGVGGILNSFRGLVEGAKKITFVGTPGFCTPFAELIGFVVRDRELAFVSSNDFEKARSIYMDHEGMQLGDLTDKHADVVVLLGGLSMPKIGISPEKAKEIASKILEGSENGKIIGVCFQSAFMQQKWDEIINFEYIINADLAVEVLQV, encoded by the coding sequence GTGCCAATAATAAACACTTCAAAGGGAGTAGGAGGCATCCTGAACAGCTTCAGGGGCCTTGTCGAAGGCGCAAAAAAGATTACTTTTGTGGGAACTCCGGGGTTCTGCACACCTTTTGCCGAACTTATCGGTTTTGTAGTCCGGGACCGGGAACTTGCTTTTGTTTCCAGCAATGATTTTGAGAAAGCCAGGTCTATCTACATGGATCATGAAGGCATGCAACTTGGAGATCTTACGGATAAACACGCTGATGTTGTTGTCCTGCTTGGAGGGCTTTCGATGCCAAAGATAGGGATTAGCCCTGAAAAAGCAAAAGAAATTGCCAGTAAAATCCTTGAAGGCTCTGAGAATGGAAAAATTATTGGAGTTTGCTTCCAGTCCGCATTCATGCAGCAGAAATGGGACGAAATAATAAATTTTGAGTATATCATCAATGCCGACCTGGCAGTTGAGGTACTGCAAGTCTGA
- the mch gene encoding methenyltetrahydromethanopterin cyclohydrolase yields the protein MISVNEMGSNVIEEMLDWSEDLKTEVLKLNNGATVIDCGVKAEGGYEAGMYLARLCLADLADLKYTTFDLKGLKWPAIQVATDNPVIACMASQYAGWRISVGNYFGMGSGPARALGLKPKELYEEIGYEDDFEAAVLVLESDKLPDEKVVEYIAKHCSVDPENVMIAVAPTASIAGSVQISARVVETGIHKFESVGFDINCIKSGYGVAPIAPVVGNDVQCMGSTNDCVIYCGETNYTVRFDGELAELEEFVKKVPSTTSRDFGKPFYQTFKEANFDFFKVDAGMFAPARLTVNDLKSTKTISSGGLYPEILLQSFGVRQV from the coding sequence TTGATAAGCGTCAACGAAATGGGATCAAACGTTATCGAAGAGATGCTCGACTGGAGCGAAGACCTGAAAACTGAAGTACTCAAACTAAATAACGGGGCTACGGTTATTGACTGTGGAGTTAAAGCGGAGGGCGGATATGAAGCTGGAATGTACCTGGCAAGGCTCTGTCTGGCCGATCTCGCTGATCTTAAATATACTACTTTTGACCTGAAAGGTCTCAAATGGCCTGCCATTCAGGTAGCAACAGACAATCCAGTAATTGCCTGTATGGCTTCCCAGTATGCAGGCTGGAGAATTTCTGTAGGCAATTATTTCGGAATGGGTTCGGGTCCTGCACGTGCCCTTGGCTTAAAACCGAAAGAGCTCTATGAGGAAATCGGGTATGAGGACGACTTCGAAGCCGCAGTCCTGGTCCTGGAATCCGATAAACTCCCTGATGAGAAAGTTGTGGAATATATTGCAAAACATTGCAGCGTAGACCCTGAAAACGTAATGATTGCTGTTGCTCCTACTGCCTCTATTGCTGGTTCTGTCCAGATCTCTGCCCGCGTTGTAGAAACCGGAATCCATAAATTTGAGTCCGTTGGTTTTGACATCAACTGCATTAAAAGCGGATACGGAGTTGCCCCAATTGCTCCTGTTGTCGGAAATGATGTACAGTGCATGGGCTCGACCAATGATTGTGTGATCTACTGTGGCGAAACCAACTATACAGTCCGCTTCGACGGGGAACTGGCCGAACTTGAGGAATTCGTAAAGAAGGTGCCTTCCACAACCTCCCGAGACTTCGGAAAGCCTTTCTACCAGACCTTCAAAGAAGCAAACTTTGACTTCTTTAAGGTTGACGCAGGCATGTTCGCCCCTGCCAGGCTTACAGTAAATGACCTTAAGAGTACAAAAACAATTTCCAGCGGCGGGCTCTATCCGGAAATCCTGCTTCAGTCCTTCGGGGTCAGGCAGGTTTAA
- a CDS encoding peptidase U32 family protein, producing MRKSSKPELLVGVRNISGLKACSGYADAVYFSTDRLSLRAKAKEITLETLDDFVHEVKTRGLKAYLAVNSTVNEERLGDASDVIAAASNAGIDAVIAWDPAVILRARKAGLRIHISTQANITNHETANFYRNLGAERIVLSRELSLEEIRKICQQTEVEIETFVHGAMCMAVSGRCHLSAYVLGKSGNCGECTQPCRWEWELHGENGIVAASLGKYLLSAKDLCMIGHIPELLEAGISAFKVEGRLRDPGYLEMVSRCYREAIDAFIEGNYTPEKIETWRRELASVYNRGFSTGFYFGVPGLEGFSPEKDMNASEKQRRAVGIIENYYTKQQAAAVRLLEEGISVGDEIVIEGNTTYLRQQVHSIKKNGEPVERAEKGDTIGLAVEGQVRKNDRVFMIQLK from the coding sequence ATGCGTAAAAGTTCAAAACCTGAACTCCTTGTAGGAGTCAGGAATATTTCAGGGCTTAAGGCCTGCTCAGGATATGCCGATGCTGTTTACTTTTCAACCGACAGGCTTAGCCTGAGAGCAAAAGCAAAAGAAATCACCCTGGAGACTCTTGACGATTTTGTCCATGAGGTAAAAACCAGAGGGCTCAAGGCCTATCTGGCTGTAAATTCAACAGTAAATGAAGAAAGGCTCGGAGATGCATCAGATGTAATAGCTGCAGCTTCGAATGCAGGAATAGACGCAGTTATTGCCTGGGACCCTGCTGTAATTCTCAGGGCACGAAAAGCCGGGCTTAGAATTCACATCTCCACGCAGGCAAACATTACCAACCATGAAACTGCAAATTTCTACCGAAACCTTGGGGCCGAAAGGATTGTACTTTCAAGAGAGCTTTCCCTTGAAGAAATAAGGAAGATATGCCAGCAGACTGAGGTAGAAATCGAGACTTTCGTCCATGGTGCCATGTGTATGGCAGTCTCAGGCCGATGCCATCTGTCAGCTTACGTACTTGGGAAATCCGGAAATTGCGGAGAATGCACTCAGCCCTGCCGCTGGGAATGGGAACTTCATGGAGAAAACGGGATTGTTGCTGCAAGCCTTGGAAAGTACCTTCTAAGTGCAAAAGACCTCTGTATGATAGGGCATATCCCAGAACTTCTCGAAGCGGGGATATCTGCCTTTAAGGTGGAAGGGAGACTGCGGGACCCTGGATACCTTGAAATGGTTTCCCGCTGCTACAGAGAGGCTATCGATGCCTTCATAGAAGGAAACTACACTCCTGAGAAAATAGAGACCTGGAGACGTGAACTTGCTTCGGTCTATAACAGGGGATTTTCAACTGGCTTTTACTTTGGGGTTCCAGGTCTTGAGGGCTTTTCTCCCGAAAAAGATATGAATGCCTCGGAAAAGCAACGCAGGGCTGTGGGAATAATTGAGAATTATTATACGAAACAGCAAGCTGCAGCAGTCAGGCTTCTCGAAGAAGGGATTTCGGTTGGAGACGAGATCGTAATAGAGGGAAATACGACTTATTTGAGGCAGCAAGTCCATTCCATTAAGAAAAATGGCGAACCTGTTGAAAGAGCTGAAAAAGGAGATACGATTGGCCTTGCGGTTGAAGGACAAGTCAGGAAAAACGACCGTGTTTTCATGATACAATTGAAATAA
- a CDS encoding helix-turn-helix domain-containing protein, translated as MQEKIKEIADRVRELRELSDFTVKDMAEYLQVSDEIYGKYEDGTEDIPASILFEIAHKLRVDMATLLTGEEPRMNIFTVTRDGKGVNVERRKQYKYQNLAEKFIHKKAEFFVVTVEPKPHGEKPDTNSHPGQEFNYVLEGSLKVYIHNNEIILNEGDSIYFDSTYEHAMEALEGKSARFLAVIL; from the coding sequence ATGCAGGAAAAAATAAAAGAAATTGCAGATAGAGTACGTGAACTGCGTGAACTTTCGGATTTCACGGTCAAAGACATGGCAGAATATCTGCAGGTATCCGATGAGATTTATGGAAAATACGAAGATGGAACTGAGGATATTCCGGCAAGTATACTTTTTGAAATTGCACACAAGCTGCGTGTAGACATGGCCACTCTCCTTACAGGGGAAGAGCCGCGCATGAATATATTTACAGTTACACGGGATGGAAAAGGAGTCAACGTTGAGAGGAGGAAGCAGTATAAGTATCAGAACCTGGCTGAAAAATTCATTCATAAAAAGGCTGAATTTTTTGTAGTTACAGTTGAACCCAAACCACATGGGGAAAAACCTGATACAAATTCCCACCCAGGCCAGGAATTTAACTATGTGCTGGAAGGAAGCCTGAAGGTCTATATTCACAATAATGAAATTATTCTGAATGAAGGGGACTCAATTTATTTTGACTCCACTTATGAACACGCTATGGAAGCCCTGGAAGGAAAGTCGGCCAGGTTCCTGGCAGTTATACTGTAA